A stretch of DNA from Aliivibrio salmonicida LFI1238:
AATGGCTATGTACCAATCCAAAAAATTCTGGCTGATGTTAACCAAGTATGTGATTTTAAATCCTGCTTCACACACTTTTCCAATAAGCACAAAAAAATGAAACCCTCGTTGAATGTACTGTTAGCCGGCCTCCTTGGTAAAGGGTGTAACCTGGGATTAAATCGGATCGCAAATATTTCGGTGGGTATTAGTGAAGATGTCCTGAATAACACGGTTAAGTGGTTCTTTGATCTCAAAAACATTCAGGCGGCCAGTGACAGTATTGTTAGCTACATAGATAAACTATCTCTTGCTAACGCATACAGACATGATGCAAATCAGTTGCATACAAGCAGTGATGGACAGAAATACTACGTGTCTGTTGATTCGTTAAATTCCACCTATTCTTTTAAATATTTTGGCAGTGAAAAAGGCTCTACAGTCTATACCTTTATAGATGAACGTCAGGCACTTTTTTACTCAACGGTAATAAGCGCATCTGAACGAGAAGCCGCATATGTGCTCGATGGCATCACTCATAATGATGTTGTGAAGAGTGATATCCATAGTACTGATACGCATGGATATACCGAGTCAATATTTGGTGCTGCACATTTTATGGGGACATCGTTTGCGCCGAGAATTAAAGGGCTAGGAAGCCAAACCATTTATGATTTTGATGGTAAGAGTTTACACTCAGAAAAAGGGCATACAATAAGGCCTAGTCGGGCAATCAGGAAAAAATTAATCAAAGATAATTGGGAGGATATTTTACGTTTTATGGTGACGATAAAACTCAAAAAAGCGTCTGCCTCACGGTTATTCTCTAGGCTTAACTCTTATACCAAACAAATGCCTCTCTATAATGCACTTAAAGAGTTTGGCCGCATCATGAAATCTAATTTTTTATTGACGTATTATGATGATATGGAATTGCGTCAGCGGATAGAAAAACAACTTAATCGCGTTGAATTATCCAACAAGCTTGCCAAAGCAATATTTTTTGCGAATAACCAGGAGATACAAGAAGGGGAGAAAGACGAACAAGATCTCACGGCAGCTTGCAAGATGCTCATTCAAAACTCAATTGTGCTATGGAACTATCTATATCTATCGCAATATTTGGCAAATTTAAATGGTGTGGAAGAGCGTACTAATGCCGCTCAATCCATCCTCAACGGTTCGGTTTTAACTTGGCGTCATATCAACCTTCACGGCCAATACGACTTTACCAGAGATTCCGCAAATGATGATGAATTTGATTTAGAGCGGATACTGGCTTTACTGATAGTTTGATAGTTTCGGTAAACCCTAGAATAAAGCCATATATTAATTACTTATATATCAATATGATACCATGGGTAAGTGGGCGTTTTTTACCGCTTTTGTAGTACAACCCTAAAATTAAGAATAGGGATGATATTAAAAATATTTTAAAGGAACAGGGTTTCGATATAGCAAGAGAAACCCCAAAAAGCATCTCAATTTCGGATCCCGAAGGTGGGCGAAATATCAGATTAAAGGGACATATTTATGAGCAAGATTTCCGATTTAGCGAAAAACTTCGAGGAGAAATCACAGCAGCAAGCGATCGATACGAAGCAGACATTAAAGAACGAGTTCAACAAGCACGAAGCGTTTATAGAAAAGGAGTTGAGATTAAGCGAACTGAAAATGAAAGACGTTATCCACGCACAGAATCGGCGTCTAAAATGCTTAATATTAAAGACATGGTTTTGGATGCCAGTCATGTTAATCAACCTTCTTTTGGTGAGTTGGGGCGTGCTTTATTATCAAGGGAACCAAATAAAAAAGAATTTGGAGATCATCAGAAAACAGAACCAAAAGATGAAAGAATTAGAAAAATACAACGTCAAAGTGATCACGTCAGACGGAGTAAACTACCTAGTGCTACCGAAAGGGGCGATAATTCAAGACACATATCAGACGGAAATGGACAAGTATGTAATCAAGTGGAAATAAATTATGACCGAATTAGAAAAGCAGCTTTTGAACGCATTCGAGATTTTACAGGAACAGCACGAGAAGCAACATCAAGACTTTCAGAGCGCGTACAAAAGATTGGAAGAAATGTTTTCCATTACCTCGAAGGAAAACAAGATGCTCAACGAGCAAGTAAATCACTTGAGCGATCAAGTGTCGAACTTGAGCAAGCAATTAGTAAGACGGAAGTAGAACCTCAGCAGAAGGTAAAATTGAAAGTGAGAGGCGGTTTTGAGCGTTAGCTACGTGGCTGTAATTATTTTTTGAGGATGTTAGTTAGCTAGATTTCACGTAGTGAACGTTAAATAAAATATTTAACACTCGAAGGTAAGGAATTTGAATGTTGCTGAGTTAGCATTGGCCCGTCTAAAAAAGCCAATTTCACCATCGCTGTTTTTTTAAAAGGTATCGAAAATATAATTATCGGGGATTTTATAACTGTTTTAGCCCTATTTCATGAGTTTTAGATACACTTATCCTACAAACCTTATTATGCTGCCCTCAATTCTGACTGAACTATCGCATGGGTGACTAAATCATTGACCGAATTTCCGACTCGGAAATTCGTAAACACCAGACGACTTTCACATAAAATACATTCGTACGGATCTACTTTTACATATCCTTTTAACATTGCGGCATACCCTGGCATTTTCGGCTCAGCTTCTATTGTCATACCTAAAGCTGCATAAACTCTAGGCAGAGCTTCTCCACGACGACGCATTGATAAAAAACCGTAGTATCGGATCATCTTGAAATGTTTATCAGGATAGTGCTCTACTATCCGTCTTATCATCTCTTCTGGTGATAATGTTAGGCTGTCTGTTGTTCCTGTTCGATGGTCTAAATAATTAAACGTTATCATTCCGCCTTTGGCGTAATGACTTAAACGTGACGCTGAAATTGGGGGCCGTTTTAAATACCGACCAAGATAGTTCATCGTCGGTTTTACATTATTTGTCTTTTTAGCAAAATGAAGCTTCCAACGACGATTATATTGACTGCTTAAAAAGCGTGACCAATCCGTTTTATTACGGATATAGGGGCATTCTTCGCTTGATAAATCAAGCTCATAATAAGCCTTACCCAATAAACTGACGATAGCCGCTCTCCAACAAGGCTCTGTCGTTTTCATTTGGAAGTAAATGGGTTTCCATAAACCGGTACGTTCACAAATTCCCCCACGAGTGACCGATAAATGTAAGTGCGTATTCCAATTCAGTTTTCGACCGTAAGTATGAAGAGCACAAAAGATACCGACATCTATTCCTTTATCTTTTGCCCATCCCAGCAGAATGTTTGCAGCACATTTGAATAATTTATTTAACAGCCAACGGTTATGACGAAAGATAGGCCATAGCGTGTTTGGAAGGGTAAAGGTGATGTGTTGATATTCGCATTCAGGGAAGACATGTTGTTGCTTTTGTATCCATCGCTCTGTGGCTTTCATGCCACAGCTACTGCACGCTCGAGATTTACAGGTTTGGTGAATATATTTGATATGGGTACAGTCAGGGTTGCAACAATGATATTCGCGAGAGCCAAAAGCCGCTGTCCCACAGGACAGCATCTTTGTGACATTTTCAATCACGACCGCTCTTAGGTTAGCTTTGTTATTATGAAGAAATTTAAGCCAGTTATTTTGACTATTAAATAATTGTTTCAGGGGTTTATATGCGTGCATGGCGATAGGATAAACGATTTATTGGCAACAATGGAAGAGGTTGAGTCCTTTTGATTTGCGCCGTAGGCGCCTATTGTTCTTTTTACACAATAAATATTACCTAGTAATATTTATTGTGTTTTATCTTACATAACATGCGTTATGCGCAGTCATTTTTGCTTCTTATGTTGTTTACTTAACCGTGATGATTGTAGTATTACAAACTTTTAGATGACATGAGAAATACTAAATAACATAAGGCCTGTTTAATTTATTAACTTATTTTTTCGAAATTGGTAATGTTCAGTGATGGTTTTTATGATTTTAAGCAATGCGCAACCAGTTTCCACTAGTAAGTTTAGCGTAACGCTAGATTTGAGTTCGATTTTTAACTTTATTTTAGATTCTGAATTTTTTGGTATATAGAAAAATCCGATATATCATTACATACACTCGTTGGCCTACCTTTAAAGGGGGGGGGGGGTTGATTTTATTGAAATGAGATTCATTATTATTACCATTTGAATTATAGTGTGGTTTCACATAATATTGGAATACAATAATGAAAAAACTAAATTATATTATTTTTTATAGTGCCCTCTTTACTGCTGGCTTCTCACATGCAGATGTTACTTTTGAAGATAGTCGCGGAAAGTTGATTACCTTAGATAAGTATCCACAGAAGATTGTTGCGATCGCAAGCTCTGCCCCGATTATTTACAGTGCGGTTAGCCAAAAACCTGAAACCATCATCAGTATGACTGCAAAGTCAAAAAAGACTATCATTAACGGGCTTTATTCTGACTTTTTTCCATACTTGAAATCCGTATCAGCGGATGCCGCTAAAGATAAGTTCGTGCCTAATGTTGAAGCTATTTTAAAGTATAACCCAGATCTTATTTTCCAATGGGGGTACGACCCTAAGTTAAGTGAGCCGCTAGAACGTGTAGGTTTAACTGTTGCGACGTGGCCATGCTGTAGTGATTTAGACCGTCAAAGTACTGTTTTGATGTCAGGTTATATTTCCGGTAATATTGAGCGTGCTAAAATGATTATTAATTCCGCTAATCAAGCCAGCGATACGTTAAAATCCACATTATCTTCAATTAATAAAAACAACTATCCCACTATGTTGGAAATTGACCAACTAGATCAAAACATTCGTATTATTGCCAATAATTCACGAGATTACTCCATTAGTGGTGTTGATAATTTGGGCCACGATGACAATGCTGAGTGGTGGAAAACAATCAATGTAGAGCAGCTTTATATATGGAATCCAGAGATGATTATCATCCCAGCATGGGCTGAGCAGCTTACTCCGAATGCTTTCTACACAAATCCTTTATTAGCTGATCTGCATGCAGTAAAAAATCGCAACGTTTACAAAGTACCATTATTTCATCGTTCTCCTGATGCTTCAGAAGCTTATTTAACTATGCAATGGCTTGCTCATATATCTTACCCAGAGCTGTTCACCAATAGCTCATTTATAGATAA
This window harbors:
- a CDS encoding IS91-like element ISVsa9 family transposase, producing the protein MHAYKPLKQLFNSQNNWLKFLHNNKANLRAVVIENVTKMLSCGTAAFGSREYHCCNPDCTHIKYIHQTCKSRACSSCGMKATERWIQKQQHVFPECEYQHITFTLPNTLWPIFRHNRWLLNKLFKCAANILLGWAKDKGIDVGIFCALHTYGRKLNWNTHLHLSVTRGGICERTGLWKPIYFQMKTTEPCWRAAIVSLLGKAYYELDLSSEECPYIRNKTDWSRFLSSQYNRRWKLHFAKKTNNVKPTMNYLGRYLKRPPISASRLSHYAKGGMITFNYLDHRTGTTDSLTLSPEEMIRRIVEHYPDKHFKMIRYYGFLSMRRRGEALPRVYAALGMTIEAEPKMPGYAAMLKGYVKVDPYECILCESRLVFTNFRVGNSVNDLVTHAIVQSELRAA
- a CDS encoding ABC transporter substrate-binding protein, translated to MKKLNYIIFYSALFTAGFSHADVTFEDSRGKLITLDKYPQKIVAIASSAPIIYSAVSQKPETIISMTAKSKKTIINGLYSDFFPYLKSVSADAAKDKFVPNVEAILKYNPDLIFQWGYDPKLSEPLERVGLTVATWPCCSDLDRQSTVLMSGYISGNIERAKMIINSANQASDTLKSTLSSINKNNYPTMLEIDQLDQNIRIIANNSRDYSISGVDNLGHDDNAEWWKTINVEQLYIWNPEMIIIPAWAEQLTPNAFYTNPLLADLHAVKNRNVYKVPLFHRSPDASEAYLTMQWLAHISYPELFTNSSFIDKVRHAYKTIYGVDISENQYIRIMQTEQNKVSHDYEKKFGLKG